A genome region from Maridesulfovibrio salexigens DSM 2638 includes the following:
- a CDS encoding SEL1-like repeat protein codes for MKRFIHLIFCAALLFMGLSAVFPTLSNADDFEDGFAAYQQGDYELASRLFLKAAEQDHAKAMYNLGIMFSSGSGMQRDFSKAAMWFRKAADQGSVGAQYNLAMMYANGIGVKQDHAQAAQLYLPIAEQGLAEAQNNLAAMYENGLGVTQNLETALSWYRKAAEQGLPIAQYNLGIMYAHGMGIDQDFNQAVHWYRKAAEQDNVMAQNNLGSMYNNGKGVEQDYSIAAYWYRRAAEQGFAGAQLNLGRLYENGLGLAQDYAQASQWYTKAAEQGLPKAQHDLAIMYAEGLGVPQNYSHAVLWYLTAAEQGYALSQYNLGLMFDSGLGVKQDRTRAAQWYLKAAKQGVPEAQYNIAAMYESGQDITQDYIQAYMWFSLSAERGIKQAVKSRDRLKSRMTQSEIQKASKLAEDWQPSHSQ; via the coding sequence ATGAAACGTTTCATACATTTAATCTTTTGCGCAGCCTTATTGTTTATGGGGCTATCTGCCGTTTTTCCCACACTCTCAAATGCCGATGACTTTGAAGACGGGTTTGCAGCCTACCAGCAGGGAGATTACGAACTTGCAAGCCGTCTTTTTTTAAAAGCGGCGGAACAGGACCACGCTAAGGCTATGTATAATCTGGGTATAATGTTCAGCAGCGGCTCCGGTATGCAACGGGACTTTTCTAAAGCGGCAATGTGGTTCAGAAAAGCAGCAGATCAAGGTTCGGTAGGTGCACAGTACAATCTGGCAATGATGTACGCTAACGGCATCGGTGTTAAGCAGGATCATGCCCAAGCCGCACAACTGTATCTACCAATTGCCGAGCAAGGCTTAGCTGAAGCGCAGAACAACCTGGCAGCAATGTATGAAAACGGACTGGGAGTAACTCAGAATTTAGAAACGGCCCTGTCCTGGTATCGCAAAGCAGCAGAACAGGGACTGCCAATAGCCCAATATAATCTGGGCATAATGTATGCCCACGGCATGGGCATAGATCAGGATTTTAATCAGGCTGTGCATTGGTACCGCAAGGCTGCGGAGCAAGACAATGTCATGGCTCAAAACAACCTTGGGTCTATGTATAATAACGGCAAAGGAGTTGAACAGGACTACTCCATAGCAGCCTATTGGTACCGCCGGGCAGCAGAACAGGGTTTTGCAGGAGCACAGCTTAATCTAGGCAGGCTTTACGAAAACGGTCTGGGGCTGGCGCAGGATTACGCTCAGGCTTCCCAATGGTATACGAAAGCTGCGGAACAAGGACTGCCAAAAGCCCAGCATGATCTGGCCATTATGTACGCAGAGGGCTTGGGAGTTCCGCAAAACTACTCGCATGCGGTATTATGGTACTTAACGGCAGCAGAACAAGGCTATGCGCTATCCCAATACAATCTTGGCCTTATGTTCGACAGCGGACTGGGAGTAAAGCAGGACCGCACCAGAGCTGCCCAATGGTATTTAAAGGCTGCAAAGCAGGGAGTGCCCGAAGCCCAGTACAATATTGCAGCAATGTATGAAAGCGGACAGGATATTACGCAAGACTACATTCAGGCATACATGTGGTTCAGCCTGTCAGCTGAACGAGGAATTAAACAGGCAGTAAAAAGCCGGGATAGACTCAAAAGCAGGATGACTCAGTCTGAAATACAAAAAGCATCGAAACTTGCCGAAGACTGGCAACCATCACACAGTCAATGA
- a CDS encoding DUF1318 domain-containing protein — translation MLKKTAQVLTFISLLSFVACVTVNIYFPAAKVERAAEDIVEDVYGTNPKQDNKDDQSALESFLALLTPQAAHAQVSKAEIDKKSNAAIRGLKQSIAADHKKLVPYYNSGNIGITKDGYLKIISKDGLNIKQTADLRRIVSQDNDTRDQLYSEVAASMNIPGSELAKVKAIFAQEWQERAPSGWFIQNANGKWMRK, via the coding sequence ATGCTCAAAAAAACCGCACAGGTTTTAACCTTTATCAGCCTTCTTTCCTTTGTCGCCTGTGTGACAGTGAACATATATTTCCCTGCAGCCAAGGTTGAACGGGCCGCAGAAGATATTGTGGAAGATGTTTACGGAACTAATCCCAAGCAGGACAATAAAGACGACCAGTCCGCACTGGAAAGCTTCCTTGCCCTGCTCACACCGCAAGCTGCTCACGCTCAGGTAAGCAAAGCTGAGATCGACAAGAAATCCAACGCCGCTATCCGTGGACTGAAGCAGTCCATTGCCGCCGACCACAAAAAACTGGTTCCCTATTACAACTCCGGTAACATCGGCATCACCAAAGACGGCTACCTGAAAATAATCAGCAAGGATGGACTGAACATCAAGCAGACCGCAGACCTGCGCCGCATTGTTTCGCAGGATAACGATACCCGCGACCAGCTATACTCCGAAGTAGCCGCATCCATGAATATTCCTGGCAGTGAGCTCGCAAAAGTCAAAGCCATCTTTGCACAGGAATGGCAGGAACGTGCTCCATCCGGATGGTTTATCCAGAACGCAAACGGTAAATGGATGCGGAAATAA
- a CDS encoding protein adenylyltransferase SelO: MDAEIISVMPFDNSYARLDKKFYQRINPTPVKHPRIILVNRELAGEMEFPLPETDAELAELFSGNKPPQGSEPLAQVYAGHQFGNFVPQLGDGRAVLLGEFVSSSGKRYDIQLKGAGQTMYSRNGDGRSPLGPVIREYIVSEAMFRLGIPTTRALAMVCSGEEVFREQALPGAVFTRVASSHIRIGTFEYFASRNDYEGVKTLADYAIDRHYPHLKEAGNPYAAFLGKVCSVQARLIAKWMRIGFIHGVMNTDNTTISGETIDYGPCAFMDGYDPATVFSSIDHYGRYAYARQPSIAQWNLAGLAGCLLPLIHKDTGQAKSRAEEIVQGFGPEFRTHYFAEMCSKIGLKPEEPVQELLNDLLQIMHESKADFTLSFRMLGKAVLGNETPLLKLFNERDKIREWLEKWDEERERQNIKKEDAVRTMDRNNPAFIPRNHRVEQAISAAVENDDFEPTKKLIKILHHPYDDQPEYDEYMQPPEPTERVYQTFCGT; this comes from the coding sequence ATGGATGCGGAAATAATTTCTGTCATGCCCTTTGATAACAGTTACGCACGGCTGGACAAAAAATTCTACCAGCGCATAAATCCCACCCCGGTTAAGCATCCCCGGATCATTCTTGTGAACAGGGAGCTTGCCGGGGAAATGGAATTCCCGTTGCCGGAAACTGATGCTGAACTGGCCGAACTGTTTTCCGGCAACAAACCGCCTCAGGGTTCGGAACCGCTGGCCCAAGTGTATGCCGGACATCAGTTCGGTAATTTCGTGCCCCAATTGGGAGATGGAAGAGCTGTCCTGCTTGGTGAATTCGTCAGCAGCAGCGGAAAACGCTACGACATCCAACTCAAAGGTGCCGGACAGACCATGTATTCCCGCAACGGTGACGGCCGGTCGCCCCTTGGTCCGGTAATCCGCGAATACATTGTAAGTGAAGCCATGTTCCGGCTGGGAATCCCCACCACCCGCGCCCTTGCCATGGTTTGCAGCGGAGAAGAAGTTTTCCGGGAACAAGCTCTTCCCGGAGCAGTCTTCACTCGTGTTGCATCCAGCCATATCAGAATCGGGACTTTCGAGTACTTTGCTTCCCGCAATGATTATGAGGGAGTAAAAACTCTGGCAGATTACGCCATTGACCGTCACTATCCACATCTTAAAGAGGCCGGAAATCCCTATGCTGCATTCCTAGGAAAGGTCTGCTCGGTTCAGGCGCGGCTGATAGCCAAATGGATGCGGATCGGATTTATCCACGGGGTCATGAATACTGACAACACCACCATTTCCGGCGAGACCATTGATTACGGTCCCTGCGCTTTCATGGATGGTTATGATCCGGCAACAGTTTTCAGTTCCATCGACCATTACGGAAGATATGCTTACGCCCGCCAACCTTCTATTGCCCAATGGAATCTTGCCGGACTTGCAGGATGTCTGCTGCCCCTCATTCATAAGGATACTGGACAGGCCAAATCCCGTGCGGAAGAAATTGTGCAGGGATTCGGACCGGAATTCAGGACACATTACTTTGCTGAGATGTGCAGCAAGATCGGTCTGAAACCGGAAGAACCAGTTCAAGAATTGCTGAATGATTTATTGCAGATCATGCACGAATCCAAGGCGGACTTTACCCTCAGCTTCAGGATGCTGGGCAAAGCTGTTTTGGGCAACGAAACGCCGCTACTGAAACTTTTTAACGAAAGAGATAAAATTAGGGAATGGCTTGAAAAGTGGGACGAAGAACGGGAACGGCAAAACATAAAGAAGGAAGATGCGGTCCGCACTATGGACCGCAACAATCCGGCATTCATCCCCCGCAACCACCGCGTTGAGCAGGCCATCAGTGCTGCTGTTGAAAATGATGATTTCGAACCGACCAAAAAACTGATCAAAATTCTGCATCATCCATATGATGACCAACCGGAATACGATGAGTACATGCAGCCTCCGGAACCGACAGAACGTGTTTACCAGACATTCTGCGGAACTTAA